The segment CCGGGGACGGTTCTCGGCCCGCTTTCCGCCGGGTTTTGCGGGGCATCCGGACGACGCTCGGTAATTGCGTTCGAATACCCGCGGAAGGCGTACGTAACCGTCCGTCCGTGCGACGGAGTTCGGCCGAAACGTATGTCGTGATCCTGTGACAGAAGTGTGACCCGGATGATCCGCATCGCCGGACCGGGGTTCCCGGGGCGGTGCGCGCGGCCTAGCGTGGCGGTATGGCATCGAATCCCACTCCGCCGCCGGAGCCCCAGGACGATCCGGACCGGTACGTCGGCCTCGAGGGCGCCCGGGCCGAGCGCCTCGCGCGTGAACAGGGGTGGACGACGGTCCGCCCGCTGGCCCCCGGCACCCTCGTCACCATGGAGTACCGCTTCGGGCGGCTCAACCTCGAGATCGACGACGGACGCGTGGTCCGCGCCTGGAAGGGCTGAGGGCGCGGGCACGGCGAAGGCCCCGGTTCCCGTGGTCGGGAACCGGGGCCTTCGTGCGCGGAACCGGGGGTCGTGCGTACCGGGGTCCCGTCGTCCGGGGAGGCTTTCGAGGAGGTCAGCCGCCTGCGAGGGGGCGGGCCGCGGAGGCCGCCGTGCCGCGCGGGAGGCGGTCCGAGTGCGGCGGGCGGCGGCTGCCGACCGGGGTCACCGGCGTGCGCTCCGAACGGGTGGTGTGCGGGCCGGGGGCGAGGTAGACCGGGGCGCGCGGCGAACGGGCCGGCGCGGCCGTCTCGCGGGCCGGCTGCGCGGCCTCGCGGGCCGCGGTGGTCTCGTCCTGGGCCGTAGAGGCCGTCGCGGCCGTCTTGAACGGCACGGGCAGGGCGACGGGGGCGGCCGGCACGGGTGCCGGGATCCTGCCGTCGCGGCGCTCGCGCCAGCGGTCGCGCAGGTCGAAGATCGCGACCTCGGCGCGGGCGATCAGCGGCTCGCACCAGGGCAGCGCCAGCAGGATCAGCAGACCCGCGGCCCAGCCGAGCACCACGTCGCTGAGCCAGTGCGTGCCGAGGTAGACCGTGGCGAGGCCGACGCCGAGCGAGGTCACCGCGGAGAGCGCGGACAGCCAGCGCCGCGCCCTCGGGGTGGAGGCCAGATACGCCAGGATTCCCCAGGTCACGACCGCGTTGGCGGTGTGGCCGCTGGGGAATATATCGCCGCCGAGACCCATCTCGTTGGAACCGATGGTGGTCGCGTAGTGCGGTCCGAGCCGGCCCATGCCCAGTTTCGCGGCGCCGACGGTGAGGTTCAGCAGCAGCAGCGAGGCGCCCAGGGTGAGCAGCGGACGCAGGGTGTGCTGCCGCCAGGATCTCCAGCCGAGCCAGGCGGCGACCATCACCGCGGTCGGTCCGCGCTGGCCGAGGACCACGTAGTAGTCGACGAACCAGTGGATGCCGGACCACTGCTGGTACGGCCGGAAGAACATGACCAGCCAGTCCAGACGGACCAGCCACGACGTGATCACCACGAGCCACACGATCGCCAGATAGAAGGCCAGGGTCGCGCCGAAGAGCGCGATCCTGTGCCTGCTCATCTTCGGCACGTCGAGGTGGGCCGGTCGTTCCGGCTCACGGTCGAGCCTGGCGAACACCCGGTCCAGACGGGTGAGGTTTTGTTCGGTACGCACCTAAACGACGTTACAGCGAGTGAGCTCGGGACCCGGCCGAATCCGCGGGTTTGTGATGACGATGTGATGTGGGATTGCTCTCAGAACGGCGACTATTCCTATGGAACAGCTAATCGTCGCGGCCCGATCCCTTCAATTCCTTTGATCATTCCAGGGGATAGTTTTAGAGAACGTATAAACGGTTCCCCGAAAAGCGGATTCCATCTGTAGGGGGCCGGTGCTCCCTACGGGGGACCGCTGCCGTTCAGCCACCACGCCCCGTACACGGCGGACCCCACCGCCAGGCACCCCAGCACCGCCGCCGACCTGGACGTCCGCAGCCGGCTCAGGGCCACGGCCGGGGGCAGCAGCAGCGGGAAGGCGGGCAGCAGCAGACGCGGTTTGGAGCCGAAGTAGCTCGACGCGCACAGGGCGAGCGCGAGGACCACACCCCCGTACACCAGCAGGGGGAGCGGCTGGCGCTGCCGGACGCAGACGACGTACAGCCACAGCAGCAGGCCG is part of the Streptomyces asoensis genome and harbors:
- a CDS encoding phosphatase PAP2 family protein, producing MRTEQNLTRLDRVFARLDREPERPAHLDVPKMSRHRIALFGATLAFYLAIVWLVVITSWLVRLDWLVMFFRPYQQWSGIHWFVDYYVVLGQRGPTAVMVAAWLGWRSWRQHTLRPLLTLGASLLLLNLTVGAAKLGMGRLGPHYATTIGSNEMGLGGDIFPSGHTANAVVTWGILAYLASTPRARRWLSALSAVTSLGVGLATVYLGTHWLSDVVLGWAAGLLILLALPWCEPLIARAEVAIFDLRDRWRERRDGRIPAPVPAAPVALPVPFKTAATASTAQDETTAAREAAQPARETAAPARSPRAPVYLAPGPHTTRSERTPVTPVGSRRPPHSDRLPRGTAASAARPLAGG
- a CDS encoding I78 family peptidase inhibitor, encoding MASNPTPPPEPQDDPDRYVGLEGARAERLAREQGWTTVRPLAPGTLVTMEYRFGRLNLEIDDGRVVRAWKG